Proteins from a genomic interval of Alosa alosa isolate M-15738 ecotype Scorff River chromosome 8, AALO_Geno_1.1, whole genome shotgun sequence:
- the slc2a12 gene encoding solute carrier family 2, facilitated glucose transporter member 12 isoform X2: MGPAEVRKSGDNNDCDQTKKLIHEGCGVVLVLSALVASVSGLLLGYEMGLISGALLQLREALSLSCQSQELVVSSLLLGALLFSLAGGAVLDRWGRRFAIMLTAAMAVGGTLLIVCMNSLAALVAGRVVVGMAVALSGTASCLYIAEVAPQAWRGRLVCLYELMVVLGVLLGFGLSYAFVAVPGGWRYTFAAVIPPALAQAAAMYFLPRSPRFLLARGKEEEARTVLERLRGASTLSTTTTTSAGLLPGAAGSPALTVVEEELRTIRAALCREMQHSFLDLFRSHDNMRQRLLVGAGLVFLQQATGQPNLLSYASTVLRHVGFQSGQAATLASTGLGVVKVGGTLPAILLVDRLGPKAFLCVGSGVMTLSLAALGAATAQSHTQVQSLCQSSLPTPTPHPGPNHSHWGQGKGEPLGLYQTALNLSELSRSYSPAWTNSSRQATDQRQGNWSLAEDSGGRSAGDMGVSSSLKWISLVSLLVYVAGFSFSLGPMVYVVLSEIFPTGIRGKAVSVVSAFNWATNLIISMTFLTITEKIGLPNVIFCYAVMSFVLLIFVILFIPETKGRSLEQISKELAMKNNLRDRLCPWRSSRTDTSRPQEVKTLTSV, encoded by the exons ATGGGTCCTGCCGAAGTTAGAAAGTCAGGGGACAACAATGATTGCGACCAAACCAAGAAACTGATCCATGAAG gttgtggtgtggtgctggTCCTCTCGGCCCTGGTGGCGTCGGTCAGCGGGCTGCTCCTGGGCTACGAGATGGGTCTGATCTCGGGGGCGCTGCTGCAGCTGCGTGAGGCCCTGTCGCTGTCCTGCCAGAGCCAGGAGCTGGTGGTCAGCTCCCTGCTGCTGGGCGCCCTTCTCTTCTCGCTGGCCGGCGGCGCCGTGCTCGACCGCTGGGGACGCCGCTTCGCCATCATGCTCACCGCCGCCATGGCCGTGGGCGGCACCCTGCTGATCGTGTGCATGAACTCGCTGGCCGCCCTCGTGGCTGGACGGGTGGTGGTGGGCATGGCCGTGGCGCTGTCGGGTACGGCGTCCTGCCTCTACATCGCAGAG gtggctCCTCAGGCATGGCGCGGGCGCCTGGTGTGCCTGTACGAGCTGATGGTGGTGCTGGGTGTGCTGTTGGGCTTCGGCCTGAGCTACGCCTTTGTGGCGGTGCCCGGGGGCTGGCGCTACACCTTCGCCGCCGTCATCCCCCCTGCGCTGGCCCAGGCTGCCGCTATGTACTTCCTGCCGCGCAGCCCCCGCTTCCTGCTGGCCAGGGGCAAGGAGGAGGAAGCCCGCACCGTGCTGGAGCGTCTTAGGGGGGCGTCAACGTTGTCGACGACAACAACGACGTCGGCCGGGTTGTTGCCGGGCGCTGCAGGGTCTCCCGCGCTGACCGTCGTGGAGGAGGAGCTTCGGACCATCCGGGCCGCCCTGTGCCGGGAGATGCAGCACAGCTTCCTGGACCTCTTCCGTTCCCACGACAACATGCGTCAGCGGCTGCTGGTGGGCGCGGGGCTAGTGTTCCTGCAGCAGGCCACCGGGCAGCCCAACCTGCTGTCCTACGCCTCCACCGTGCTGCGCCACGTGGGCTTCCAGAGCGGCCAGGCCGCCACACTGGCCTCCACGGGGCTGGGCGTGGTCAAGGTGGGCGGCACGCTGCCCGCCATCCTGCTGGTTGACCGCTTGGGGCCCAAGGCCTTTCTGTGCGTGGGCTCCGGGGTCATGACGCTGTCGCTGGCTGCGCTGGGTGCCGCCACCGCGCAGAGCCACACGCAGGTGCAGAGCCTGTGCCAGAGCTCGCTGCCGacgcccaccccccaccccgggCCAAACCATTCCCACTGGGGACAGGGGAAGGGGGAGCCCCTGGGACTGTACCAAACCGCCCTAAACCTCAGTGAACTCAGTAGGAGCTACAGCCCCGCTTGGACCAACAGCAGCAGACAGGCGACGGATCAGCGTCAAGGAAACTGGAGCCTTGCCGAGGATTCTGGGGGACGGAGTGCTGGAGACATGGGTGTGTCCTCATCTCTGAAGTGGATCTCATTGGTCAGCCTGCTGGTGTATGTGGCAGGCTTCTCCTTCAGCCTTGGACCAA TGGTATACGTGGTACTCAGTGAGATTTTTCCGACTGGGATCCGAGGGAAGGCTGTATCCGTGGTGTCCGCCTTCAACTGGGCAACAAACCTCATCATATCCATGACCTTCCTCACcatcacag AGAAGATTGGCCTGCCCAACGTGATCTTCTGCTACGCAGTGATGAGCTTCGTCCTTCTCATCTTCGTCATCCTCTTCATCCCAGAGACCAAGGGCAGGTCGCTTGAGCAGATCTCCAAGGAGCTCGCCATGAA GAACAACCTCCGGGACAGGCTGTGCCCATGGCGAAGTTCAAGGACCGACACCTCAAGGCCTCAGGAAGTGAAAACGCTGACCTCAGTATAA
- the slc2a12 gene encoding solute carrier family 2, facilitated glucose transporter member 12 isoform X1 — MDGRNESETLTSNDPKPSSSTGSSLLQTSTGCGVVLVLSALVASVSGLLLGYEMGLISGALLQLREALSLSCQSQELVVSSLLLGALLFSLAGGAVLDRWGRRFAIMLTAAMAVGGTLLIVCMNSLAALVAGRVVVGMAVALSGTASCLYIAEVAPQAWRGRLVCLYELMVVLGVLLGFGLSYAFVAVPGGWRYTFAAVIPPALAQAAAMYFLPRSPRFLLARGKEEEARTVLERLRGASTLSTTTTTSAGLLPGAAGSPALTVVEEELRTIRAALCREMQHSFLDLFRSHDNMRQRLLVGAGLVFLQQATGQPNLLSYASTVLRHVGFQSGQAATLASTGLGVVKVGGTLPAILLVDRLGPKAFLCVGSGVMTLSLAALGAATAQSHTQVQSLCQSSLPTPTPHPGPNHSHWGQGKGEPLGLYQTALNLSELSRSYSPAWTNSSRQATDQRQGNWSLAEDSGGRSAGDMGVSSSLKWISLVSLLVYVAGFSFSLGPMVYVVLSEIFPTGIRGKAVSVVSAFNWATNLIISMTFLTITEKIGLPNVIFCYAVMSFVLLIFVILFIPETKGRSLEQISKELAMKNNLRDRLCPWRSSRTDTSRPQEVKTLTSV; from the exons ATGGATGGCAGAAATGAGTCCGAAACCCTCACCTCAAATGACCCCAAACCCTCAAGCTCCACAGGGAGCTCTCTCCTGCAGACCAGCACAG gttgtggtgtggtgctggTCCTCTCGGCCCTGGTGGCGTCGGTCAGCGGGCTGCTCCTGGGCTACGAGATGGGTCTGATCTCGGGGGCGCTGCTGCAGCTGCGTGAGGCCCTGTCGCTGTCCTGCCAGAGCCAGGAGCTGGTGGTCAGCTCCCTGCTGCTGGGCGCCCTTCTCTTCTCGCTGGCCGGCGGCGCCGTGCTCGACCGCTGGGGACGCCGCTTCGCCATCATGCTCACCGCCGCCATGGCCGTGGGCGGCACCCTGCTGATCGTGTGCATGAACTCGCTGGCCGCCCTCGTGGCTGGACGGGTGGTGGTGGGCATGGCCGTGGCGCTGTCGGGTACGGCGTCCTGCCTCTACATCGCAGAG gtggctCCTCAGGCATGGCGCGGGCGCCTGGTGTGCCTGTACGAGCTGATGGTGGTGCTGGGTGTGCTGTTGGGCTTCGGCCTGAGCTACGCCTTTGTGGCGGTGCCCGGGGGCTGGCGCTACACCTTCGCCGCCGTCATCCCCCCTGCGCTGGCCCAGGCTGCCGCTATGTACTTCCTGCCGCGCAGCCCCCGCTTCCTGCTGGCCAGGGGCAAGGAGGAGGAAGCCCGCACCGTGCTGGAGCGTCTTAGGGGGGCGTCAACGTTGTCGACGACAACAACGACGTCGGCCGGGTTGTTGCCGGGCGCTGCAGGGTCTCCCGCGCTGACCGTCGTGGAGGAGGAGCTTCGGACCATCCGGGCCGCCCTGTGCCGGGAGATGCAGCACAGCTTCCTGGACCTCTTCCGTTCCCACGACAACATGCGTCAGCGGCTGCTGGTGGGCGCGGGGCTAGTGTTCCTGCAGCAGGCCACCGGGCAGCCCAACCTGCTGTCCTACGCCTCCACCGTGCTGCGCCACGTGGGCTTCCAGAGCGGCCAGGCCGCCACACTGGCCTCCACGGGGCTGGGCGTGGTCAAGGTGGGCGGCACGCTGCCCGCCATCCTGCTGGTTGACCGCTTGGGGCCCAAGGCCTTTCTGTGCGTGGGCTCCGGGGTCATGACGCTGTCGCTGGCTGCGCTGGGTGCCGCCACCGCGCAGAGCCACACGCAGGTGCAGAGCCTGTGCCAGAGCTCGCTGCCGacgcccaccccccaccccgggCCAAACCATTCCCACTGGGGACAGGGGAAGGGGGAGCCCCTGGGACTGTACCAAACCGCCCTAAACCTCAGTGAACTCAGTAGGAGCTACAGCCCCGCTTGGACCAACAGCAGCAGACAGGCGACGGATCAGCGTCAAGGAAACTGGAGCCTTGCCGAGGATTCTGGGGGACGGAGTGCTGGAGACATGGGTGTGTCCTCATCTCTGAAGTGGATCTCATTGGTCAGCCTGCTGGTGTATGTGGCAGGCTTCTCCTTCAGCCTTGGACCAA TGGTATACGTGGTACTCAGTGAGATTTTTCCGACTGGGATCCGAGGGAAGGCTGTATCCGTGGTGTCCGCCTTCAACTGGGCAACAAACCTCATCATATCCATGACCTTCCTCACcatcacag AGAAGATTGGCCTGCCCAACGTGATCTTCTGCTACGCAGTGATGAGCTTCGTCCTTCTCATCTTCGTCATCCTCTTCATCCCAGAGACCAAGGGCAGGTCGCTTGAGCAGATCTCCAAGGAGCTCGCCATGAA GAACAACCTCCGGGACAGGCTGTGCCCATGGCGAAGTTCAAGGACCGACACCTCAAGGCCTCAGGAAGTGAAAACGCTGACCTCAGTATAA